The nucleotide sequence AACGACGCCCTAGAGGCGCTGGGCCGCGGCGACGTCGTGGGGCGTGCCGTCGTGGTGTTCGACTGATCGATCGAAGGAGTTCTCCCGTGACCGTCCCCTACGTCCTGTTCGTCGTCACCAATGCCGCGGTGATCGGCCCGCACGACCGCCCTACCGGATACTTCGTTCCCGAGATCGCGCACCCGTTGGACGTACTCGACCGCGCCGGCATCGCCGTGGAGTTCGCGTCACCCTTCGGCGGCACGCCGCACGAGGACGGACTCGACCTCGACGATCCGATACAACGCGCCTTCCTCGACGGCAAGGCGCACCGGCGACTCGCACGGAGCCGCCCTCTGGCCGACGTCGACGTCCTCGACTACGACGCGGTGTTCTTCCCCGGCGGCCTGGGCCCCATGGTCGACATCACCGGCAACCCCGAAGTCCAGGCCGTCGTCGGGCGTGCGTGGAATGCCGGCATGATCGTCAGCGCCGTCTGCCATGGGCCGTCGGCGTTCCTCGGCGTCACGCTGGACGACGGCGCTCCCCTCGTCCGGGGGCGCCGGCTGACGTCGTTCTCCTGGGCCGAGGAGGACGGCTACGCCGATCAGGACGTCCCGTTCGACCTCGAGGAGGCGCTGCGCCGCGAGGGCGCACTGTACGAGGCCACCACCCCCTGGCAGCCGAACCTCGTCGTCGACGGTCGCCTGATCACCGGGCAGAACCCGCAGTCGGGCACGCTCGTCGGTCACGCCATCGCCGACGCCCTCGCCGACGCCCGGGGTGACGGCCGATGACGGCACCGGTCGTCGTGGTGGCCCGGTGGGACGTCCGGCCGGATGCTCTCGACGCGGTGCTCGGGTGGATCGCCGACCTCGCACCGCGCGCTCGGGCCGAGCCGGGGTGCCGCGGCTACGAGGTGCTCGTGTCCGCCGAGGACCCGGCCACCCTGATTCTCATCGAGCGCTACGCCGACCGCGCCGCCCTGGACGCGCACCTGACGTCGCCGCACTACGCCGAGTTCGTCGTCGACCGGATCCGGCCGTGCCTGACGGACCGCCGAGTCGAGATCCTCACCCCTCGGGAGTGTTAACACCGTGTTACTGGCTGTTACACGCTGATGACGCCTATGCTCAGGGCATGCGTGACATCGACGTCAGCCGCGAAGCGAGGGCCCTGCGACGCGACCCACGGCGGTCGGAGGTGACGACGCTCGCGCTCGAGGTGCACGTGCGGGCCGTCGCGCGCAGCACCCGGTCGCAGCGGCCGTCGTTCGTCTCCGACGCCGATCTCGACGCCGTCGCTCCGCCGCGGGTGGCGACGATGGCCGCCATCGAACTGTGCCTCGCCGCGCTGTGGCGCCGCGCCGAGGACGGGTACGTCGTCACCGACGTCGACTACGTCGCGCGCGTGCTCGTCGGCGGCCACGAGCGTGCCACCTGGCGCCGGCCGGTGGCCGCCGCGCGGCGGCTGTGGGCGACGCTCAACAGCGAACGCTTCATCCCGCTCTGACCGGCCGCGAACGTCAGTTGAGGCTGGCGGCGCGGCGGACGTCGTCGAGGCGCAACCGCGGCGACAGCGCGGCCAGATCCCACCGGCCGTGCTCCACCCAGGCGCAGAATTCCCGGGCGTCGCGGCGGTCGGAGAGCGGGCCCACCACGCGGGCCCGGCCGCGAGGCGTGCGGTCGGCCGTGCACGGTTGTAGCAGGACCAGCGCGCCGGGCGCATGGTGGCGCGCGGCGCAGGTGAGCGGGCCGATCATGCACGGGGCGACGACGAGCATGCCGTGTGGGCAACGGCGCACGGTGCCGCGCAGCCGGTCCAGCACCGGGTCCTCACCTGCAGGCGTACAGCCGGAGCAGACGATGAGCGTGAACGGCCGGTCGGTCACCGGGGTCGGCCCGCCGGATAGGGCAGCAATGCCATCTCCCGCGCGTTCTTGATCGCGCCCGCCACCTGCCGCTGCTGCTGCACGGTGAGCCCGGTGACGCTGCGGGAGCGGATCTTTCCGCGCTCGGAGAGGAACAGCCGCAGCGTCGACGTGTCCTTGTAGTCGACGACGGTCAGGCCCAGTGCCGCCAGCATGTTGGGCCGGGCCGACCGGCCGTCGCGGACGGGACGTGACCGCGCGGGGCGCGCCGCCATCACCAGCTCGCCTTCCGGATGCCCGGCAGGTGGCCGTCGTGCGCCAACTCGCGCACGCGGACCCGCGACAGGCCGAACTTGCGCAGATGCCCACGCGGTCTGCCGTCCACGGCATCCCGGTTGCGCAGCCGCACCGGGCTGGCGTCGCGTGGCTGGCGGGCCAGCGCCCGGACGGCGTCGGCGCGGACCTCGGCGCTGCTGTCCGGCGACGCGATGACGGCCTTCAGCTCGGCCCGCCGTTCGGCGTAGCGGGCCACGACGGCACGGCGCCGCTCGTTGGCGACGATCTTCGACTTCTTGGCCATTCAGCGCTCCTCGCGGAAGTCGACGTGCCGACGCAGGACGGGGTCGTACTTGCGCAACACCAGACGGTCGGGGTCGTTGCGCCGGTTCTTGCGGGTGACGTAGGTGTAACCCGTTCCCGCCGTTGACTTCAGCTTGACGATCGGGCGGATCTCGGTGCTGGCCATCAGATGCGCTGCCCGTCCCGGCGCAGGCGCGCCACCACGGCCTCGATGCCATCCCGGTCGATCACCTTGATGCCCTTCGCGCTCACACGCAACCAAACGCGACGCCCCTCGGACGGCAGGTAATACGTCTTGACCTGAACGTTGGGCCGCCAGGTGCGCGTGCTGCGACGGTGCGAGTGCGACACGCGCTTCCCGAATCCCACTGTGCGACCGGTGATCTGACATGTGCCAGACATGGGTTCCACCTCCTCGAAGTGATCACGTTGTTGAAAACGATTTTCGACAACTCCCGTCCGCGAGGGTAGCGTAAGCCGCGTCTACATGAAAACCGTTACCGATAGGAGTTCCGTGCGGACACCGCTGATCCTCGTCGCCGGCCACGGTGACACCGACGCCGCCGCGGCGCGTCTGCTCCGCGAGCCGGGGACCCTGGTGGTCGAACACCGCTTCGACGGCCACGTCGTGCGCCGTACCCTCACCACGAGCGTCGACGACGCACCGGTCGCCCGGGAGTCGATCCTCGAACTGGCGCACGGCTGCCTGTCCTGCACCGTCCGCGACGACCTGCTGGTCCTGTTGCGCACGCTGCACCGCCGCGACGACGTCACCCGCATCGTCGTTCGACTCGGCCCTTGGCTGGAACCCGAGCCGATCTGCTGGGCCGTGCAGCACGTGCGCGTGCGCGTGGGACCGGGCTACCCCGATGGGCCCGCGGCGCGCGACGTCGAGATCGCGGGCGTGGTGGTATGCGTCGACGCCGCCACCTGGCTCCCTCGGGCACTGTCCGACGACGAACTACCCGACGGCCGGACGGTTGCGCAGGTCGTCGTCGGGCAGGCCGAATTCGCCGACGCGCTGGTGCTCACGGCACCGCACGCCGAAACCCTCGAGGTGCTGCGCCGACTCTCGCCACGCGCGCGGCTCACCGTTGGCGTCGACCGCCTCGAGCAGTCGCTCGCGCACCTCGACGTCGGAGCACGACGCGGCCGCAGCGACGACCCGCACGGGCCGCTGCTGGCCGGCGAACCGCCCCTGCGGTCCGCCGGTCGGGTGTCGCTGCTGGAGTTCAACGCCCGCCGGCCCTTCCACCCGCAGCGGTTGCACGATGCGATCGACCTGCTGCTCGACGGCGTCGTCCGTACCCGCGGTCGGCTGTGGCTGGCCGGCCGCGACGAGCAGGCGATGTGGCTGGAGTCCGCGGGCGGCGGGCTGCGGGTGAGTTCGGCGGGAAAGTGGCTGGCGGCCATGGACTCTCACGAAGCGGCCTACGTCGATCCGGAGCGACGTGCGATCGCCGACCTGATGTGGCACCGACGCTGGGGCGACCGGCACAGCGCGTTGGTGGCGCTGCTCGTGGGCGCCGATCCGGCCGAGATCGACGCTGCCCTGACCGGGGCGCTGCTCACCGACGCCGAGCTGACGCGCGAGACGGCGGACGGCACCACGCGTTACGAGGACCCGTTCGGGGACTGGCACGAAGACCCCTGTGGCCACGAGCCGAGCCGGCCCGAATCGACCATCACCGCAGACGAAGGAGAACGGCCATGAAGCCAGACGTGCACCCCGACTACCACCCGGTGGTCTTCGCCGACGCCAACACCGGCACGGCGTTCCTCACCCGGTCGACCGTCACCAGCGACCGCACCATCGACTGGGAGACACCCAACGGCGTCCGCACCTACCCGCTCGTCGTGGTGGAGGTGACGTCGGATTCGCATCCGTTCTGGACGGGGCAGAAGCGCATGCTCGACACCGCCGGACAGGTGGAGAAGTTCCGCAGGCGTTACGGCGACCGCTCCGCACGGTAGGCGCGGCGTCAGCCGCCCGCCGGGACGGGATAGCGGTCGTTGACGTCGGCGTTGCTGTCCTTGCGGGCGCAGTGGGCGCAGCAGAAGATGGCGTCCTCGGTCTCGATGCCGTGGCCCAGGATGCGGCAGCCGCAGTGCGCGCACTCCGGGGCGAGCTGCACCGCCGCGCACTCGACGCTGTCGAAGTTCTCCGACCGGCCGTCGGGCCAGGTGACGGTGAACGCCTTGTCGTAGTCGTTGCCGCAGGTCGCACAGATCGTCACGGTCCGGGTTCCTTCCGTCGTCGGCCATTCGGGTCGACGCATGGGTTCCCGGCACTTCCGCGGTCAAACCGCCGCGGCTCAGAACTGAGGCAGCCGCACGACCTGGACGAAGAACTCGTCGATCTGCCGGACGGCGCTCATGAACTGGTCGAGGTCCACCGGCTTGGTCACGTAGGCGTTGGCGTGCAGCTTGTAGCTCTTGAGGATGTCCTCCTCCGCCGACGACGTCGTCAGCACGACGACCGGGATCGTGCACAGCTCGGCATCGTTCTTGATCTGCTCGAGCAGTTGCCGTCCGTCGTACTTCGGCAGGTTGAGGTCCAGCAAAATCAGGTCCGGCCGCGGGGCGTCGGCGTAGGGGCCGCGCTTGTAGAGGAAGTCCAGGCCCTCCTCGCCGTCGTGCGCGACGTGCAGGTTGTTCTTGATCTTGTTGTGCTCAAACGCCTCGCGCGTGATCAGCTCGTCGCCCGGGTCGTCCTCGACCAGCAACACGTCGATCGGACGGCCGGGTCCCGACTGGGATGAGGTCATTCGTGCGTTCCTTCCAAGGCGGGCTCGGCGCCCGCCGTGCCGGAGGTGTCTGGGGCCCCGGTGGTCTCCAGGGCGTCGTCGGTCCCGGCGGCCATCACCGGCAGCGTGAACCGGAAGCGGGTGCCGTCGGTGTAGGCGGTGTCGATCCAGATCGTGCCGCCGTGGTACTCGACGATCTTCTTGCATAGTGCCAGACCGATGCCCGTGCCGGAGTACACGTCGCGGCCGTGCAGCCGCTGGAAGATGACGAAGACCTTCTCGGCGAACTCCTCGCCGATGCCGATGCCGTTGTCGGTGACGCTGAAGTTCCACGCCTCCTCGCCGCGGTCGACCTCGACGACGACGTGCGGCGGGATGCCCTCGCGCCGGAACTTCACCGCGTTGCCGATGAGGTTCTGCCACAGCATCGACATCAGCGTCGGGTCACCCAGCACGGTGGGCAGCCCGCCTGCGGGGCGGTCGATCTGGGCGTCGGCCTCGTCGATGGCGGTCCCGAGATTCCCCAGCGCGACGTCCAGCGCGGCGTCGAGGCTCACCTCGTCGTGGGTGGCGTGCAGCCGGCCCACTCGGGAGAAGGTCAGCAGGTCGTTGATGAGCACCTGCATGCGCTTGGCGCCGTCGACGGCGAAGCCGATGTACTCGACGCCGCGCTCGTCGAGCTTGTCGCCGTAGCGCTTCTCGATGAGCTGGCAGAACGACGTCACCTTGCGCAGCGGTTCCTGCAGGTCGTGCGACGCCACGTAGGCGAACTGCTCGAGTTCGGCGTTGGAGCGCCGCAGGTCCAGGGCCTGTTCGTCGAGCTGGGCGCGCGCCTCCTGGGAGGCCTCGAGTTCGGCGACGATGCGCTGCCGCATGTCCTCGACGTCGGAGGCGATGCCACGGATGTCCTTCGGCCCGCGCGGGGTGATTCGCTCGTCGAAGTGCCCGTCGGTGATCCGGCGACAGGCCTGCGCCAACTTCTCCAGCGGACCGGTGACGGCGTTGCGGATGAGGATCGCCAGCGCGACGGCGGCGAGGAAGAAGGCCGTCAGCATTGCGACCAGCACCCGGTCGCGCCAGCTGCGGACCGCGTCCAGTTCGGCGACGCCGTCGTCGCGCGCCGCCTGCAGGTGCTGCGACTGCACGTCGAACAGCCGCCGGATCTCGTCGAACTCCGTCTTGCCCTGCTCGATGACCGCGGGGGCGACGGGCCGCGCGGCGCCCGGCGCGATGCTGGCGATCAGCGGTTCGGCGTACGCCGTCCGCCACTGGTTCGCCGCACCCTCGACGGCGTCCAGATCCGCCAGCAGATCGGGTCGGTCGCCGAGCCGCGCCACCATGGCCTCGCGCGCGGCGTCCTCGGCCTGCCTGCCGTCGTAGTACGGCTGCAGGAACTGGCGGTCGGCGGTGATGGCGTAGCCGCGCGTCGCGGTCTCCTGGTCGCGCAGGGCGGCTTGGAGCCGGTAGGACGCGACACGGGCCGGCTGGATGTCGTCGATGAGGGAGCGGGAGACGTCGTCGGTGCGGTCCACCAGCACCGCGCCGGTGACCGCACCGGCCAGCACCACGACGCCCATCGCGAGCAGCACCAGGTTCTGCCAGCCCTGGACGGTCAGTCGGCGGCCCGGGCTGGGGCGGTCAGGCATCGGCGGTTCCCGTCCGGGCGACGCGCACCACCGCGATGTCGTCGGACAGGCCGCCGTGCGACTCCGCCCGCCGGCCGGCGCCCTCGATGAGCGCGCGGACGAAGTCGCGACCCGGCAGGTGCGCGAGGTCCTGGGCCAGCTCCAACAGGCCGTGTTCGCCCAGGCGCTCGTTGCCCCGCCCGGAGTGTCCTTCGAAGATGCCGTCGGTCAGCAACACCAAGCCGTGTCCTTCGGGGAGTTCGAGTTCGTTGGTCGGCCACTCCGCGCCGCTGAGCCCCAGCGCGGGACCGGCGGGCGGCTCGAGCCACTCCACCGAGTTCGGCCCGTGCAGCAGCATGCCGGGATGCCCGGCGCGGACCGCGGTGAAGCTGAGCCCGTCGGGGGCGAGGGCAACGCTGAGCACGGTCGCGAAGATGCCGTGGCTCACCGGGCTCTCCGCCTTGAGGATGCGCTCGAGCTGGCGCATCCTTTCGTTGCCGCGCAACCCGGTGAAGGTCAGCGACCGCCAGCCGATGCGCAGCGCGACGCCCAGCGCGGCGGCGTCGGGGCCGTGGCCGGCGACGTCGCCCACCATGACGTGCACGGTGCGGTCGGGGGTCTGCACGACGTCGTAGAAATCGCCGCCGAGCAGGGCGTTCTGGTGGCTGGGCCGGTACTGCGCCTCGATCTCCACGCCGGGGTCGGCGAGCAGCAGCGGCGTGGGCAGCAGCCCGCGCGCCAGGCGGGCGTTCTCCAGTGCCGTGAGCTGGCTGGCGCGCAGCGCGACGGCCGTCAACTCGGCACGCTTGCGTTCGATGGCGTAGAGCAGCGCCCGGCGCAGCATCTCGGGTTCGACGCGACCCTTCACCAGGTAGTCCTGCGCGCCGGACGCCACCGCGGACACGCCGAAGTGCTCGTCGATGAGGCCGGTGAGCACCACGACGGGCACGTGGTCGTCGCGCTTGGTGATGCGGTCGAGCGCGGTGATGCCGTTGGCGTCGGGCAGGTTGAGGTCCAGCAGGACGCAGTCCGGGCGGGCCGCGGCCAGCTCCCGTTCGGCTTCCGCCATCGACCGCGCCCACACCACGTGGATGTCGGCGTTGGCGTCGGCGATCAGTTCCTCGACGAGGATGGCGTCGGCGCGGTCGTCCTCCACCAGCAGCACGGACAGCTGTTGTCCGGGAGCTGCGGGATCGAAGTCAGGATTCAGCACGGGCACCGACGCAGGTCGAGTCGTTGTAACGGGCGATGTCTTTGTAACGGGCAATGTCGTTGTAACGGGCAATGGAGAGACAATACCGAGGCGCGGGCCGCACGTCGTCGGCCTCGTCACGCATTCGCGTCCGCGGCGTCAGCGTTCGGCGGGCGCACGCACGCCACGATAGATGCCGCGCTGCACGATCCACGGCATCAGGACGCGTTCGAACGACCACGCCGGGAAGCGGAACGCGCGACCGTTCGGGGCGAAGACCTCCAGGCCGTCGCGCTGGATGCCCAGCACCGACCCCCACCGCGAGCGTGGCGCGCGGTAGGACCGCAGCGGGCGTCCTTCGAACTCCGCGACCACGTTGTGCGCCAGCAGCGCGTCGGCGCGGTTGCGTGCCGAACTGCGCAGCGGGTCGGTGGCCGCGACGTCGCCGACGGCGAAGACGCCGCGCTGCCGCGGTACCCGCAGCTGCGGCGTGACCGCGACGAAGCCGTCGTCGTCGAGCAGGTCTCCGGGCAGCCAGCCGGTGTTGGGACGCACCCGCCCGACCGTCCACAGCACCGCGTCGGCGCTCGCGGGCGGCTGCCCGGTGCGCCAGCTGACCGGGCCGGCGGTGATCTCGTCGCCGGTGAAGTCGTCGGGCAGCTCGGCGCGGTGGCCGGGGTGCAGGCGAACGCCGGCCGCCTCCAGGCGGTCCCGGACCCGGGCCCACGTCCTCGGGTGGTGTGCGGTCAGCCCGCGTTCGCCCGGGAAGTACAGGTCGACGCGGGTGTCCGGCCAGGTGAGCGCGACGTTGGCGGCGCTGCTGACCGCCGCGGCCCCGCCCCCGACCACGATGACCGAGCGGGCCGCGGCCAGCCGGCCGTGGGCGGCGCGCAGGTCGGCGCCGATCTCGTCGGCGGTCTGCAGCGTCGGCCGCCGCCAGAAGCCGTTGGTGACGCCCGTCGCGATGATCAGCGCGTCGTAGCGCTCCACGGCGCTGCCGCCGTCGGCCGTCGCCACCGAGACGGTGCGTGCGTCGAGGTCGACGCCGGTGAGGGTGCCGTGCACGGTACGCACGCCGTCGAGCGCCCGGAACCGGTCGAAGGCGATCCAGTTGTGCCGCGCCCAGTGGTCGGGCCGACTGAGGCGCCAGCCGAGTTCCTGGCCGCTGACCAGTGCCGGCTTGGCGGAGACCCCCACCACGTCGAGGTCGTCGCGGCGCGCCAGCCGCATGGCGGTGAGGACGCCGCAGTCGCCGAGCCCGGCGATCAGCACGGTGCGGCGCGTCACGGAGCCGTCCTCCGGGGCGGCCCTACGGCCTTGGGCGGCCGAGGCACGAATCTCGAGACCCGGTCGATCACCTGCTGGTACTCGGGCCGGCGGGTGAGGCTGCGCTCCTCCATCATGGGGATGCTGGCGCCCAGGAAGAGGGCCAGCATGACGGCCGCGCCGGCCATCAGCCACCACGCGTCGGCCGGCGCCGCGGCCACGCCGAACAGGCCGAGTGCGAACCAGAAGCCAAACTCGCCGAAGTAGTTGGGGTGGCGCGACCACGCCCACAGTCCGCGGTCCATCGCCTGCCCGGGCGTGCGGACCTTCGCGAAGCGGTGCATCTGCACGTCGGCCACCAGCTCCAGCGTGACCGCGGCGACGCCGATGACGAACGCGAGGACGGTCAGCCACGTCAGGCCGCTTCCCGGGCGGGTGACGGCGACGTACACCGGCACCATGCCGAGGAACACCTGCAGTGTCGGGATGAGGTGGATCGCGACGAGGTCGGCGAGGAACGCGAACCGGCCGGCCCTGTCCCGGAACATCGGGTAGCGCCAGTCCTCGTGGTGCAGCCCCGGGAACGCGTAGACCCAATTGCCGGTGAGCCGCACCGCCCAGTAGCCGACCAGCACCGCCAGCAGCCAGCACCGCAGCGGGTCGACGTCCGGCGCCGCCTGGGACCACCAGTAGCCGAGCAGCAGCGGCGGGATGACGCTCCAGTAGGCGTCGTAGAAGCTCGAGTTGCGGTAGGCGCGACTGAAGGCGAACACCACGACGGTGGCCACCACGTCGGCGATCAGGGTGTCGAGCCACAGCCGCCCGGTGCCCGGTCCCCAGACGAGCCACGCCGCGGCGGCCGCGACGGCGAGCACGTAGGCGATGGTCACGATGACGAGCGACGCGGCCTTCGACCTCGTCCTCGCCGTGGTGCTGGGCGCCGGGTGCGGGGTCCCGCTCATGGTCTCCTCGGGGTCTGGAGGTGGCGGAAATGTAACACGTTCTAGTTGGCGGCCGGGGGCGGTTGGGTGGGCCCGCCGTAGGCTGGCCGACGTGGTCGACGTGCAGCCCGCAGAGGGACGAATCCGCGTACCCGACGACCTCGACGCGGTGACCGCGGTCGCCGACGAGGACCACGACGGCGTCGGTTCCGGCGCCGTCGAGCGCATCTGGGAGAAGGCGCGGCACTGGTATCGGGCGGGCATGCACCCGGCGATCCAGGTGTGCGTGCGGGTCGACGGCCGCGTCGTCCTCAACCGGGCGATCGGCCACGGCTGGGGCAACGGTCCCGCCGACCCGCCCGACACCGAGCGGGTGCCGGTGCGCACCGACACCCCGTTCTGCGCGTACTCCGCGGCCAAGGCGATCACCACGACGGTGGCGCACATGCTGATCGAGCGCGGCGCCTTCGCACTCGACGATCGGGTGTGCGAGTACCTGCCGACGTACACCAGCCACGGCAAGGACCGCACCACCATCCGGCACGTGCTGACCCACAGCGCGGGCGTGCCGTTCGCGACCGGTCCGCGGCCCGACCTCAAGCGCATGGACGACAGCGCCTACGCCCGGGAGATGCTCGGGCACCTGAAGCCCATCTATCCGCCGGGGCTCGTGCACGTCTACCACGGGCTGACGTGGGGACCGCTGATGCGCGAGATCATCTCCGCCGCAACGGGTCGCAACGTACGGGAGATCCTCGCGACCGAGATCCTGGAGCCACTGGGCTTCCGCTGGACCAACTACGGCGTCGCGCCGCGGGACGTGCCGCTGGTGGCGCCCAGTCACGTCACGGGCAAGCCGATGCCCGCGGCCATGGCCAAGGCCTTCAAGATCGCCGTCGGCGGGACGCCGCAGCGCATCATCCCGTTCTCGAACACGCCGGACTTCCTCACCAGCGTCATCCCGTCGTCGAGCACGGTGTCCACGGCCGACGAACTGAGCCGCTTTGCCGAGATCCTGCAGCGCGGCGGCGAACTCGACGGCGTGCGGGTGCTGCGCCCGGAGACGCTGTATGCCGCGACGCGGGAGGCGCGCCGGTTGCGTCCGGACCTGGCGACCGGGCTGCAGCCGATGCGGTGGGGCACCGGATACATGTTGGGGTCGAAGCGGTTCGGGCCGTTCGGCAAGGACGCCGCGCAGGCGTTCGGGCACACCGGCCTGACGAACATCGCCGTGTGGGCGGACCCGTCGCGTCGCATGGCCGTCGGCGTACTGAGTAGCGGCAAGCCCGGCGGGCACCGCGAGGCCGGGCGCTATCCGGCACTGTTGGACGCGATCAACGCCGAGGTGCCGCGGGTCTAGGTCGGCCCCTGGGACGTACCCGCCCTCGTTCGGGCGGCGGTATCAGCCGCCGCCGCGCCCGCGCCCGTGCCAGGGCTCTGCGGCCCGTGCCTGGGCTCTGCGGCCCGGGCCGGGCCCGCCGCCGCCCGCCGGCCGCGGCCAGTCCCATCCGCCTCACCCGCCCCCAAAGGGGACAGTGGATCTCGAATGCCCACCTCGGAGCGATAACTCTCGACAGCCGGCGGCTGCCCCGCTGCGCCGGTCCGCGCCACCCGTGCCGCATGCCTCGCGCCCCCGGCCGCGGCTGCGGCAGTGGCGGCCGTGGTTGGCCTCATGTGCCCCACTCGCCCCGCGGGGAAGTGCATTCGGATTGCCCACCTCTGAGCGACAACTCGCGACAATCGCAGGGCCGAGGCCGACCTCGCCGGCCTCGCCGACCTCGCCGACCTCGCCGACCTCGCCGGGCGTGACACTAGAGCCACCACGGCCGCCGAGCGTGACGCTGGAGTCGCGGGCATCGCCACCAGACGGGAATTGTCGCGAGTTGTCGCTCAGAGGTGGGCACTGAGAATTCGGTCCTTCGGGCGAGCACGGGCCGCTTGGCCGCTGGACCGCTGAGCACCTGACGATCCGCGACGGGCGCCACGGGCCAGGGATTGTCGCGAGTTGTCGCTCAGAGGTGGGCACCGAGAATTCGGTCCCGCGAGCGAGCGGCACCGGTCGGCCGGTCCGCAGGACCGCCGGGCCGCCTGTCCGCAGGACCGCCGGGCCGCCTGTCCGCAGGACCACCGAGCGCCGGACCACCGGCCGCAGGACGCCTGACGATCCGCTGTGCGCGCCGCCGGGTGGCGACTGTCGCGAGTTGTCGCGCAAAGGTGGGCATTTCGAGACCTGCGTGGGCGAGCGCGGGCCACACCGCTCGAGGCGCGCAGACCAACGGCGCCAACCTGCGAAAGCCCCCGCGCCCGGATCCGCGCCCGCGAGATGCGGCAACCCCTTTCTTGACGGGTGTCGATTCCCATACTGTGGCCGGATGAGCAACGACGCTGATACCGCTCGGGTCGAGGACCTCGCCCGCTCGGTGGTCGCCGACCACGATCCGAGCCGGGTTCCCATCCCCGAGTACCTCGCCGCCTGTTACGACGCCGGTCTGTCCTGGGTGCACTTCCCCGAGGGGCTCGGCGGGCTCGGCATCT is from Mycolicibacterium grossiae and encodes:
- the rpsR gene encoding 30S ribosomal protein S18, with the translated sequence MAARPARSRPVRDGRSARPNMLAALGLTVVDYKDTSTLRLFLSERGKIRSRSVTGLTVQQQRQVAGAIKNAREMALLPYPAGRPR
- the rpmB gene encoding 50S ribosomal protein L28; translated protein: MSGTCQITGRTVGFGKRVSHSHRRSTRTWRPNVQVKTYYLPSEGRRVWLRVSAKGIKVIDRDGIEAVVARLRRDGQRI
- the rpmG gene encoding 50S ribosomal protein L33: MASTEIRPIVKLKSTAGTGYTYVTRKNRRNDPDRLVLRKYDPVLRRHVDFREER
- a CDS encoding sensor histidine kinase yields the protein MPDRPSPGRRLTVQGWQNLVLLAMGVVVLAGAVTGAVLVDRTDDVSRSLIDDIQPARVASYRLQAALRDQETATRGYAITADRQFLQPYYDGRQAEDAAREAMVARLGDRPDLLADLDAVEGAANQWRTAYAEPLIASIAPGAARPVAPAVIEQGKTEFDEIRRLFDVQSQHLQAARDDGVAELDAVRSWRDRVLVAMLTAFFLAAVALAILIRNAVTGPLEKLAQACRRITDGHFDERITPRGPKDIRGIASDVEDMRQRIVAELEASQEARAQLDEQALDLRRSNAELEQFAYVASHDLQEPLRKVTSFCQLIEKRYGDKLDERGVEYIGFAVDGAKRMQVLINDLLTFSRVGRLHATHDEVSLDAALDVALGNLGTAIDEADAQIDRPAGGLPTVLGDPTLMSMLWQNLIGNAVKFRREGIPPHVVVEVDRGEEAWNFSVTDNGIGIGEEFAEKVFVIFQRLHGRDVYSGTGIGLALCKKIVEYHGGTIWIDTAYTDGTRFRFTLPVMAAGTDDALETTGAPDTSGTAGAEPALEGTHE
- a CDS encoding FAD-dependent oxidoreductase, translated to MRLARRDDLDVVGVSAKPALVSGQELGWRLSRPDHWARHNWIAFDRFRALDGVRTVHGTLTGVDLDARTVSVATADGGSAVERYDALIIATGVTNGFWRRPTLQTADEIGADLRAAHGRLAAARSVIVVGGGAAAVSSAANVALTWPDTRVDLYFPGERGLTAHHPRTWARVRDRLEAAGVRLHPGHRAELPDDFTGDEITAGPVSWRTGQPPASADAVLWTVGRVRPNTGWLPGDLLDDDGFVAVTPQLRVPRQRGVFAVGDVAATDPLRSSARNRADALLAHNVVAEFEGRPLRSYRAPRSRWGSVLGIQRDGLEVFAPNGRAFRFPAWSFERVLMPWIVQRGIYRGVRAPAER
- a CDS encoding PP2C family protein-serine/threonine phosphatase; protein product: MLNPDFDPAAPGQQLSVLLVEDDRADAILVEELIADANADIHVVWARSMAEAERELAAARPDCVLLDLNLPDANGITALDRITKRDDHVPVVVLTGLIDEHFGVSAVASGAQDYLVKGRVEPEMLRRALLYAIERKRAELTAVALRASQLTALENARLARGLLPTPLLLADPGVEIEAQYRPSHQNALLGGDFYDVVQTPDRTVHVMVGDVAGHGPDAAALGVALRIGWRSLTFTGLRGNERMRQLERILKAESPVSHGIFATVLSVALAPDGLSFTAVRAGHPGMLLHGPNSVEWLEPPAGPALGLSGAEWPTNELELPEGHGLVLLTDGIFEGHSGRGNERLGEHGLLELAQDLAHLPGRDFVRALIEGAGRRAESHGGLSDDIAVVRVARTGTADA
- the rpsN gene encoding 30S ribosomal protein S14, yielding MAKKSKIVANERRRAVVARYAERRAELKAVIASPDSSAEVRADAVRALARQPRDASPVRLRNRDAVDGRPRGHLRKFGLSRVRVRELAHDGHLPGIRKASW
- a CDS encoding type B 50S ribosomal protein L31; this encodes MKPDVHPDYHPVVFADANTGTAFLTRSTVTSDRTIDWETPNGVRTYPLVVVEVTSDSHPFWTGQKRMLDTAGQVEKFRRRYGDRSAR
- the mrf gene encoding ribosome hibernation factor-recruiting GTPase MRF encodes the protein MRTPLILVAGHGDTDAAAARLLREPGTLVVEHRFDGHVVRRTLTTSVDDAPVARESILELAHGCLSCTVRDDLLVLLRTLHRRDDVTRIVVRLGPWLEPEPICWAVQHVRVRVGPGYPDGPAARDVEIAGVVVCVDAATWLPRALSDDELPDGRTVAQVVVGQAEFADALVLTAPHAETLEVLRRLSPRARLTVGVDRLEQSLAHLDVGARRGRSDDPHGPLLAGEPPLRSAGRVSLLEFNARRPFHPQRLHDAIDLLLDGVVRTRGRLWLAGRDEQAMWLESAGGGLRVSSAGKWLAAMDSHEAAYVDPERRAIADLMWHRRWGDRHSALVALLVGADPAEIDAALTGALLTDAELTRETADGTTRYEDPFGDWHEDPCGHEPSRPESTITADEGERP
- a CDS encoding type 1 glutamine amidotransferase domain-containing protein, which encodes MTVPYVLFVVTNAAVIGPHDRPTGYFVPEIAHPLDVLDRAGIAVEFASPFGGTPHEDGLDLDDPIQRAFLDGKAHRRLARSRPLADVDVLDYDAVFFPGGLGPMVDITGNPEVQAVVGRAWNAGMIVSAVCHGPSAFLGVTLDDGAPLVRGRRLTSFSWAEEDGYADQDVPFDLEEALRREGALYEATTPWQPNLVVDGRLITGQNPQSGTLVGHAIADALADARGDGR
- a CDS encoding putative quinol monooxygenase, encoding MTAPVVVVARWDVRPDALDAVLGWIADLAPRARAEPGCRGYEVLVSAEDPATLILIERYADRAALDAHLTSPHYAEFVVDRIRPCLTDRRVEILTPREC
- a CDS encoding response regulator; protein product: MTSSQSGPGRPIDVLLVEDDPGDELITREAFEHNKIKNNLHVAHDGEEGLDFLYKRGPYADAPRPDLILLDLNLPKYDGRQLLEQIKNDAELCTIPVVVLTTSSAEEDILKSYKLHANAYVTKPVDLDQFMSAVRQIDEFFVQVVRLPQF